The DNA window ATATCAGACGTCAAACCTATGATGAGGTTcagaagagaaatgtttttgcagGGAAAAATGTGagacataaaattttaaaaatgagaccAAGATTAGGTCTGTGATCATGTACAAACTTGGTTTTTATCTTCTTATCCGtcttatgatttatttatttttttgctttatttctgctgtttaatatttagaggtggtttttatctaacaactcgatttatttttttttgcaagaaatcttaagtatttttttgaagacctgacttttatttgtatctGCTTTTTAATCTCCCACGATGCAACTGTCATCTTGCAAACatatttatgacaaaaaatataaataccaaAGCACTAACATATCATCATATATCAATATTTTGAGTTATGGCTGTTtaactgggattttattttatttttttaaataattatatatatacagtacagtatatatattatatatatatatattcttcaTACAATAATTAGTAGAAAGTATTTGTTGCCATAGAAACAACTACAGAAGCAGttaatttaattatgtttgGATGAGCAGACATTTTTGGATACTGCAACAAAATTGATTTGATGGAAATATTATTTCTTGTTAccttttcataaataaaaaagtgtaaacATTTTCCAGTGTCTATATTATTTTGTATCTATGAATACAGGTAATCTCAGTGATAAAGTCTTAATTTGAAGGCAAAGAGTATAGTTATAAATAGAATGACGcaaagaaaatattctgttaagTCGTTTTGTCTTAGTAATATCAATGTTTACATAACTCAACACAATGCGGTTAATAACACCattgtagcaataatttcaacacattttaacaatatttctaATCATGATAACTGTAAAGCTCGGTAATACGCATTATTGTGAtacattttcaaacacaaattGTGATTAGATCATGGCTGTATGTTAAGGTTAGAACAACTTGTATAAATTAAGGTTCCTTTTTGCTTTctataatttatttgtatattttttgttttgttgttctgctgcAAAATCTTTTCTCATGGTAAAAAGATGGCCTCTATTAATATAGAATACACTCCAAAATGAACCAGTtaactaaattattaaattactagctttcaggaaaaaaaatttcctaACAAAAGAGCATTATAATTACAGCTGCCACTAGATGGAGAATGAAAACTCAGAGTGCAGAAATAAATGAGTCACACAGACAATTAAGGGCCAACAACTGAGGCAAAATGTCTGGTTTTGGACAAATTATTCAGTGTAAGAAAAGAGATCTGTGctgatgaaaaccagaaaataaaaacataaatattttaaagctgaaagaaaacaataaatggtTCGTACAGgtttaaaataagtcaatacTTTCAGTGTATCTTTACATGTAGTTACTATTTTCTCCAACAGGTGTCTCTGTTTGGGTTACCGAAACCTGAACATGCCTTCATGTGTTGCAGCAGGAGCTTTAAGGCTGTAGTAATTAAAAAGCCCCTTACATACTGTACTACACGCCGATAAGCAATCTATGCCTGGAATTCATCGCTCCCACTGTTTCTCAGTGATGGGATTATCCTTAAGTCTGTCATCGGCGCTGAGTTCGAAGCTTGTAAGCCTCTGTACTTTAGCGTCTAATCTGCTGAAAATGACAGCTGAAGTAAATTGCCAGTCGGGGTGACTAGTCAAATCCTGCTAATCACAGGCTGGAACTGAAGCCCCAGTTGGGGATTTCTGCAGGAGCTGAAGAACAACAAATAATGCTACGGGGACGACTGTGAAAACCCACTCACAGCTGGAGCGCACGCTTCGCAGGGGAATCTGCAGGGAGCTTGCAACGTGATAATGGGAGGgctgggtgggtgtgtgtgtgtgtgtgtgtgtgtgtgtgtggaggcaGAGAAAGAGACTGATGTGACAGGCAGAGGGAGTTGATTGAACACTTTGAGACACAATCAATTCCTCACCTGTTGATTCTCCTACGGTAAATTCGTCTGGCTTCAGAGGTACGTCACGCTGGCCTGTCACTGCTGTTTCTGACTGGAGACGCATCCGCAACGACGAGGAGGAAAcggtggaaaacaaaaacaagagatgacaaaaaaacagataacaGGCGGCGGCACAAAGAACAATGTCATTTGcacaggaaggaagaaaaagaagaaaaaaaaacagaggaaagaaCTCCGATTCAGCATCAAGGTCAAAGAGATGCATTTCTGTTTGCAATGTTGTTTCAGTTCCCTCACTCTGaagttattttctctgtttgtcttttcCGTGCAGGGCACACAGccagagcaggaggaggaaacatgttctctctctctctctttctaatGATGCGAGTGTCAGGAATGTCCTTGCTGGGGGAAAGGAGGCGTGTCGAGGTGTGCCTCGCATCGCCTCGCAGACCACGACCGCATCAGATACGGCAGACCGCTGCGAAGTGACCGTCCAGACATTAACCTTCCACTGAAAACATTACGTGCAGAGATAGAACTCCAAGTCAGACtccaaaaactaataaaaatctgtctttctGACTTGCATTAAGTTGTAAAAAGTTGGGATGGTGCTGAGGCCATCGTTAGAGGATGAAAGCTGTAAACATGCAGAGGTGTGGAGCTCATAATGGGTTTAATGGATGAGAGGAAGAAAGACATTtagaaaactaattaaaatcagGTGACAAGATTAGATTGTTGGCAGAGATTCTGGTAGTCCGATAAAAACATGAGATTAATCCAAAAATTCCCCCATAATTTagccacaatttaaaaaaagaaatactactAATAACTTAATAGTGTGAAAATGCTATGTTAGCATTCAAACCTCCACTCTGACTAAAAGGTATTTACCAAATGTAGCTGAAGAACTGATATTcatttcccttctttttttttgttgcctacTTTAAGATGTTTCTTAGTGGAGACTTTGGAGGACTTCCAAGCAGATATGTCCCAACACTTTCCTgaacttttccagattttttggAAAGTTTATGACAGTGTTGGTCATCTAAACCAGGACCAGGTTAAGAACCACAGGTACAGTGGAAAATCCTGATCTTAGAAGCTTCAGAGggcagtgaaatgttttttatgagaATTTATCTGCATATTCTCAGTCGGTCTGGGTGCTTAATTCAGAAATAAAGTTATGAtgtggaaatttaaaaaaagaacagatgcCATTAAATGCTGAATAAATCAATGATaaagcacttttttaaaaaagaaatcccaGTTCTTTCAACTAGATAACAAATAACAACCTTAGACATTTATCCAGAGCTGGAACATGATAAAAGGATTTTCCATACAGATTGAGATGAGGTGGATGAATATTACGACTGCCTTTGTGACTCAGATGTACAATAAATCCCTTCACTAATGCTATACGTTAGATGATTTCATGCTGATCTAGGAAAGTCATGGTTTTGTTGACAAATTCTGCCATTAAATGTctattttgtcacaaaaaacgAGATCAAAGCATCAATGGTGACATCTGTATTCCCTCCCTCATCTGATACCAAATGTGTTGCTTAGAAGAAGAAATATGAAGCTGCAGAACATGAAAGtagccttgagtttgacatgtgTGTTGATGCTGAAATGTTCATTATTTGCCGGCTGTGCAAAAAGACGTTCAACAGGAATTCGCCTTGATTTTCTGACATTTGTGCAGATACTGAGTAATGAAAAGCTTTTATCTCTCTACTGACAGCGTGTATGAGGCAGAATGGAAACATCAAGCAGCAATTCTTTAATGCTGTTCGTTAGTTTGCCTCGGCTTGAGAGGGTTTGTGGCAGCGGGTTGTcaagaaatacaatttttatcTCTAAAGGATGCAGAGTTAAAGGCAAACATAGGTCAGTCCTATAAAATCATGCAGGAGGGGGTTTTTATGCCCCAGTTTCACGTGGCTTAATGCCACTATTGATTCTTGATCAACTTATCGTTTGGCTCTCATCAGTATTCAGCCGGTGAGGTGGCCGTCGCGCCTTGGGATCAAGATCAGCTGACATTATCGGTTCATGTAAACAAAGCCacaaaagcaagaaagaaattAACAGCCTGGTTTCATACTTACAAAAGCGTTGGCATATTCAATTTTGGCTCCTTTCAGCTCAGCTTTGAACTGGGTGAAAAACAGGTATGATTTTCCCTGAGGcctgaaagaaattaaaaacagaaatgtttaaacaataaTGATCCCAACACACAGTCTCTTCAGTATTCACTGCTCCCTGACAGatccctttcttcttttttttttttttactttccaccATACTctaatgtttcagatcaaacatcATTTTATATCAAAGGTAACAAAAATACAGTCAAACAGCAGTTAACCGATTTAACAGAGTTACTCTTGTTTGACTGTGGAGGAGCTTTGACCCTCTGTTCTTCACAGAAATGTTTGATTCTAACCACATTGGTAATGTACAGCATCTCAATGCCAGTGAAGTCCATAGTTTGACGAGGCCACTCCAGTacctttcattttgttttgagccATTTATATGAGACTTGCTGCATtacaccagttttttttttctcccattgcTAATTTGACATTTGTCATACTGTACAGCCTTGCCgttttcaagattttttcaTAGCAATATATTTGGAAGGTTAGACGAGAAGAGTGTCGATCAAAATTTCCAAAGACTTCAAGATTTTCATTGGAAAAACACTTTACATCCGTAATGTCAAACTGAATGTCGGCCACTGCTGCAGCAAAGCGTCATGTGACGGTGTGTTTCTGACACGCTGGATCTTTTTTTACAAGAAACCTAAAGGAatccaattcttttttttgacattttgtttcttattcTTGAATCATCACTTTAACTAAAGCGACCTCCAGGACTTCAGATGTTCTGGGTTCCTTTGTGACCTCTGGGACGGGTCGTCAATGCACTCTAGGAGAATTTCTGGAAGATTGGTCAATCTTGGTAAAATTCCccagagctgcagcttttctcCATTTGTGAGTAATGGTTCTGACTGTGGATCTGAAAGCTTTAGGAGTGGCTTTTGAACCCTTTCCAGACAGACAGATGAACAGactttttgtttctcatctATTCTTGACGTTATTTAGGCGATGATGAGTTGTTTTCACAGAATATTTCAGcatacttcatgttgtcagacggGTTATACCCGAGCGATTTTCTCCTATGTTGCCGATATAtaacaaataatgaaaaattgcCGGGTATTGCTTGACGACAGTTGCTGCTGCAGAGAGGTgcacaaccagttattaggttttttcttaataaatcaTTAACAATAACCATTTAAAGCTTTTCTACATTTCCAGGTTATCTTTGTGTGATATTAAAACTTTTCTCATCATCTTACACatttaaatctaacaaaaaGACATTGTTAGAGGTTTTAGTTGATTTTCTTTCCTGCAACTGTCACAActgactaaaaaaataaatcaatcaggTGACTCAGAGGAGCCGCAGATGGGACATGATGAGGACGGGGTCGGCCAAGTGAAGAGGAGGAACCACCACAGACAGTTTGGTATGGTGAGTGGGCAGGTATTACTCATATTGAGAGGAGGACACACATCTGTTCACACAGTCACATTAAGGGAACGAGCCTTCCTTATCGGGACGGACCTAAAGCATTCGTTTCAGGGGAAGACATGTTTTGAATGCAAATCGATGAAGTGTCTACAAGTTGTGCCCGTCTCACCTCCACACGGAGCAAGAAAACAGCTGGTCGTCTTCGCTCAGGCCCACACTCATCAGCCATTGCTGTTTTAAAGCAGAACAATATTTCACTGTCATGCCAGCTGGGATTAATATTCAATAAAACTTTAGGGTCCGAGTGATTGAGACAACGCATACCTCATTAGTTCCTCCTTGTGAAGCATAGGTGAAGATGCATTCATACTCGCTCTGAAACAAGACAGTAAAAGGTTTATTGCCAATTAGTACAAAGTCTGAACAGCTTcatttaataatacatttatttatttttatttaacaacgAATGAATGATATTTATTAACTGACTGAGAacataaaaaagtaattcaaaccagattaatattaaatgaaaGCCGTGTTTAAAAAGAGTCACAGTCTCTGatattattttctgtcactCAAACCGTTCAGTCTTTGGTGTTTTTAATAGATAACCTAAATAAATGGGAAGCATTTGCAACTTTATTTCAGGGTGTTAGTAACAATGTCCAAGTTCATTGTTACATGAAGAAACACCAGGGGCTCATTCtataagtttaaaatgttttctccttctgAATTATTTATAAGTCCTCCAAGGCTGAAAAGTCtgaatatatttcttaaaatactttttgaaagCCCGAAGAACTTTTCTGATCAAGATCACTTTTGGATTACATGGAAACCTGAAAAGGAATGGGGAAAGGACGAGTCTTTTAAAATACCGGTTCTTGAAACGaaaatgtttgcaataaaaatcaccCCATCAAACATTTCATAATGTAATGTTTGACCGGAAATTCATTGGAAAAGCACACAAACAAAGTACTAAATAATCTCATTCGTGTCAATTGTGCTGTAACTGCCATGATGAAGCTTTTTCCAAACATGAGGAAATAGCTTCAAATGATCAACCATT is part of the Xiphophorus hellerii strain 12219 chromosome 9, Xiphophorus_hellerii-4.1, whole genome shotgun sequence genome and encodes:
- the mydgf gene encoding myeloid-derived growth factor is translated as MQLFGKMSLLLLGISVSLCVSAEQTKVVEFNVKPGGVVHTFSERISEYECIFTYASQGGTNEQWLMSVGLSEDDQLFSCSVWRPQGKSYLFFTQFKAELKGAKIEYANAFSETAVTGQRDVPLKPDEFTVGESTVTQRDGKFSAQLSKLTVIGRTRHDEL